The segment GGTATCCCGGTGGATCCCGGTCCACTTCTCTTGCCAAGCGGGGGTGTAAGGCTGTTCGTCCTCGTAATCCCTGGGGTAATCCCCCGGAAGACCCCGCCCCACCCCGAACTGGGCCATGAGGAGGTCAAAGACGGTGGCCACCGCCACCTTTTCCCCCTCCTTGGTCACCACGTACTTGACGGGCACGCCCCGCTTGAGCTTTTGGTCGGAGGCGAAGTCGTCAAACTCCAAGAGAAGGACCTCGTCCTCCACCCCCAAGAGGCTCAGGTGGGGGTTTAAGGGCTCGCCGGTTCTGGGGTCTTCCAGCTTCAGGTTCCACTTACCCTTCTCCTTCTGCCAGCGGAAGCCGAGGGTTCCCCCGGGCATCCGGGGGCCTTTCTCCTCATCCCAGAGGAGGAGCTTGAAGTCCCCGTTCTCCTCCTCGGCGTACTCCGAGAGGCGGTTCGCCCTGAGGTAGCGCCCGGGGCGGCCATCCCGAATCTCAATCAGGAAGGGGGCGTCGGTGTACCGCTTCAGGTAGTCCAGGAAGTAGGGCACCTCCCGCTCGGCGTAGTATTCCTTGAGGAGGACGTGGTTCACCGCCATCCAGAAGGCCCCATCCTGGCCGGGGTTGATGGGAATCCACCAGTCGGCGTACTTGGAAACCTGGGAGAAGTCGGGGCTGAAGACGGTGAGCTTGGCCCCTGCATGCCGCACCTCGGAGATGAAATGGGTGTCCGGGGTACGGGTCATGTTGAGGTTGGAGCCCATGACGGCGATGAAGCGGGCGTTGTACCAGTCGGCGGACTCGTGAACGTCCGTCTGTTCTCCCCAGATCTCGGGAGAAGCGTTGGGCAGGTCGCAGTACCAGTCGTAAAAGCTCAGGGGCACGCCGCCCAGGAGGGAGAGGAAGCGGCTTCCAGCGGCGTAGGAGATCTGGCTCATGGCGGGGATGGGGGAGAACCCGATCACCCGGTCCGGCCCGTAGCGCTTCACCGTGGAGACCACCGCGGCGGCGATGAGCTCCAAAACCTCATCCCAAGAGGCGCGGCGGAAACCTCCCTTGCCGCGGGCCTTCTGGTAGCGCTTGCGCTTATGGGGATCGCTCTGGATGGCCTCCCAGGCGGCCACGGGGTCCGGGTGCTGCTTCCTGGCCTCCCGCCAGAGGTCCAAAAGGGCCCCCTTGGCGTAGGGGTACTTCACCCGGATGGGGCTATAGAGGTACCAGCTGAAGCTGATGCCCCGCTGGCAGCCCCGGGGCTCGTAGGGGGGCAGGCCCGCCTCGAGGCTCGGGTAGTCGGTGGCCTGGAGCTCCCAGGTGACGATCCCGTCCTTAACGAAAACCTCCCACGAGCAAGACCCCGTGCAGTTCACCCCGTGGGTGGTGCGCACCCGCTTGTCGTGTTGGAACCGGTTGCGGTAGAACTCCTCCCACTTCCTCTCCGCTGGGCTTTCTATTTCCTTAATCCAATCCTTCATGTTTACCTCCTAAGCTGGTCTTGGATACGCTCCGCCAGGCTCTTGGGCCTCAGCTGCCAGAGGATGGCCTGGTAAAGCAGCAGGAGCCCCAAAAGGACCAACCCCGCCACCAAGAACCGACCCAGGTACAGGGAAGCGGGCCTTGGCACCTCGTTGGCAACCTGCACCAAAAAAGCGGCCAGGGCTGACGCCTCCACCTCGGTCAGGGGCTTGCCCTTGTAGGCTTCCCGCATCACAGGGAAAGCGGGGTTTTGTAATAGGGCCGTAAGCCCTGCCTCGCCCCCTAGGCGCTTGGCGGCATCCGTGAGGTCTTTCCCCATAGACCCCCCGCCCAGGAAGCCCACCCCCGCCACCGTGTGGCAGGCTTGGCAGGGCGCCCCACCGTTTTGCAGGGCTTTTTGCCCCAGGTACAGGGCCCGGCCCAAAGCGGGATCCCCTCGGACCTGGGAAGCGGGCGCCTTGGCCTCGGCTTGCGCACCCGATAAACCCTTTAGGTACTGGGCGATGGCCCGGACCTCGGCCTCGGACACCTGGGGCATGGGGGGCATGACCCCGCTATAGGTCACCCCGTTTACCTCCAGCGGGCCAGAAAGCCCCTCCCGCACCACCTTCACCACATGGGCCTCGTCCTGCACCTTGGGGTTCCCCGCTAAGGGAGGGATGGCCCCGGGGATGCCCTGCCCCTCTGCGCCATGGCAGGCCGCGCAGTACTGGCCGTAAAGGGCCTGCCCGTCCTGGGCTAGCGCCAGGGAAAGGGACAGGAGCAAGGCCAGGGGAAAGAAGCGTTTGCCCTTCATCCTCACCTCCGGCTTCCAGTGTGGGAAGGGGATCTGGCGCCCACTTTTCCTCCCCGGGACATTCGTCCTAAAAGAAGCCCCCTATCCTGGAAGGGGATGAGGCCCTTAGCCCGGCTACGGCTAGACCCCAAGGGGGTGGCCACGGTCCTCGAGGCCGACCCCTCCTTGGGTCTGGAAGGGGACAGCCTCCCTTGTGCCCTACTGGTCCAGGGGCAGGACCCCTTCGGCCGCCCCCTCTGCGCCCGCTGCCCCGTGCAGCGGGAGCTCAGGCGGGGAGCCTACCGGGCCAGCACCCCCCTTCTCCTCAAAGGAAGGCGGCTGCGTTGCCAGGGGTACCGAGAAGGGGAAGGTTTTTTGGTGGAGCTTCACCCCGAACGGGCCGAGCCCCCGGACCTACTTCTAGAGCTCTCCCTCCTCACCCAGCACCTCCTGAAAAACCCCGAGAGGTTCCCCGAGGCCCTGGAGGACTTCCTCCGCGCCCTCCGCCAAGCCTTGGGGATGGAAGCCGCGGAGCTTTTCCTGAGCGACCCCGAGGGGCACCACCTGATCTTGACGGCCTATGAGGGCCTGCATCGGGAGGCTTTCCTGGAAAGGCCCTGGTTCCAGTTGGGGGAAGGGTACCCCGGCCTCGTGGCCCTGAGGCGGGAACCCTTCTTCACCCACGCCCTCCCGGAAGACCCTCGGTATCTGCGGCAAAAGGTCAAGCAGCTGGGCTACCAGACCTACATCTGCTACCCCTTAGAGCTTCCCCAGGGGCTCATCGGGGTCCTGAACCTGGCCTCCCGCAATCCAAACCTGGACCACCAGGAGCCCCTGGAAACCCTCTCCCGCATCGGCCCCCTCTTCGCCAGCACCCTGTATACCCTTCTTACCCGGCTGGGAGAGGTGGGCTTACAGGCCCTCCACCAACATTTCTACCGGGGCGAAGTTTCCGAGGCCCGGTTGTCCTTCCTGCAGGAGATTCGGCGCCTCACCCAGGCTACTGGGGTCCGGGCGGTGGCACGGGAAGGAGAGCGGTGGGAGGTGGGCCTGGTTCCCGCTTGCGCCATGCGGGATTGCCCCGCCTGGAAGGGGAGGGTGATGGGCCACAAAAACGGGCTTCCCGAATGCCCCGAAGCCCAGGGGCGGCCCAGGACCTGCCTGCCCCTTTGGGCCCGGGGAGAAGTGGTGGCCATGGTCACCCTATTCCACGCCCGTCCCCCCAAGCCCGCCACCCGTCCCGCGGCCCCTGCCCTGTGGTTCTCCAGGCTGGCGGTTCCCTTTCTCTTCCCTTCCGCAAACCAGGAAAAGGCCGATTCCCCGGAGCTGGAAATCTACGCCCTGGGGCAGTTCCGCCTACGGTACCGGGGAAGGGAGCTCACCCCGAAGCATTTCGGCCGGAGCGGGGCCTTCCAGCTTTTCAAGTACCTTCTGGCCAACAAGGACCGGGCCCTCTACGCGGACGAGCTTTGTGAGGTCCTGTCCCCCCATCTGCCACCCGAAAAGGCCCGGCAGGAGCTCTACACCTTGGTTTACCACCTGCGCAAAACCCTCCCGGGCATCGTGGAGCGGGAAGGGGAATACTACCGCCTGAAACTGCCCCAGGATCGCTTCTTGGATTTTGAGCGTTTTGAGGAGCTGATGCGCAAGGCCGACCTCGAGGACGGGCTTTCCGCCTTCAAAACGCTTCGGCAGGCCCTGGACCTCTACAAAGGCCCCCTCTTCGGGGACGACCCCTACGGGGAGTGGGCGGAGGTGGAGCGGAACTACCTGCAGGACCGGGCCCTTGCCGGCCTCCTACGTCTTGGGGAGTTGGCCGAAGCGTTGGGCTACGTGGAAGTGGCCAAGGAAGCCTACGCCCGGGCCCTAAAGCTGGAGCCCTACTTGGAAGACGCGCAAAGGCGCCTGGCCCTCCTCAGGGGGTAAGGGATGGACCTCAAGCAGGTTCCCCTCTTCCGAGACCTGGCCCTCGAGGACCTCAAGGCTTTGGAACACGAGGCCCGGGCCAGGCGGCTAAAGCGGGGGGAGGTGCTCTTCCTCGAGGGGGAGCCTGTGCGCTCCCTCTTCGTGGTGGAAAGGGGCCTCATCAAGGTATATAAGCTGGACCCTGAGGGGCGCAAGCAAGTGGTGCTCCACCTGGAAGGCCCAGGACGGGTCCTGGCCGAGGTGGCCCTCTTCCTGGACCGGCCCACCTACCCCGCCAGCGCCGAGGCCCTGGAGGACAGCCAGGTCCTGGCCATTCCCAAGGAACGCTTCTTCCAGCTGGTGGAGGCCCGCCCTCCCTTGGCCCGGGCCCTCATCCGCTACCTGGCCCGTCGCCAGGGGCAGCTTCTCCACCTTCTGGACCGCCTGGTCTTCCATGAGGTGCGGGAGCGGCTTTGCGAGTTTCTCCTGGACAAGCTTGCCCAGGAGGGGCAGGGTTTTCACCTGCCCACCAACCCCGAGCTTGCCGCCCTTTTGGGCACCGTGCCCGAGGCGGTTTCCCGCAACCTAGGCCAGCTCTACCGCCAGGGTCTGATCCGCTTGAGGGGGCGACGGGTGGAGATCCCCAACCCCGAGGCCCTGGGGGAGTTGATCAAGTGAAAGTAGTTATCGTTTGTAATTTGTAAAATCCGAGCGGAATACTTGACATTACCCCGGCCCCGGTTTAGCCTAGCTCCAGGAGGTTCGGTTATGCTCTCCCTAGCCCAGCTCTCCCCTGGCCACCGGGCCCGTATCCTCCGGGTGCCCCCGGAAAAGAGGCGGCTTCTCGCCTTGGGGTTAAGACCTGGGGCGGTGGTGGAGGTTCTCCTCAAAGCCCCTATGGGAGACCCCCTCGAGGTCCGGGCGGGGGAAACCTACCTGCTGGTACGCCAAGCAGAGGCTAAGGGAATCCTGGTGGAGGCCCTGATCGCCCCAAGAACCCCATGAACTGCCCCCGGTGCAACCCAGATAGCGCCACCCTGGAGGCCCCCTCCGCCCGCACGCAGCGCTGGGCCTTGGTGGGTGGGCCCAACACCGGAAAATCCTCCCTCATCAACGCCTTGGCGGGAAGCCAGCTCTCGGTGGGCAACTGGCCGGGGACCACCTTGGAGCGCCTTTCCGCCCACCTGGACCTGGGAGGAACCCAGGTGGAGCTGGTGGACCTGCCCGGCACCTACAGCCTTCTGGCTACCTCGCCCGAGGAGGCCCTGGTGGTCCGCGAGCTCCTGCAGCACCCCCCGGACCTGGTCCTCAACGTCCTGGACGCGGGCAACCTGGAAAGGAGCCTGGTCCTCACCCTGGAGCTCATGGAGCTTGGGTTGCCCATGGTCCTGGTGGTCAACCTCCTGGACGAAGCGGAGGCTAAGGGCTTAAAGATTGACCTCGAGGCC is part of the Thermus caldilimi genome and harbors:
- a CDS encoding Crp/Fnr family transcriptional regulator: MDLKQVPLFRDLALEDLKALEHEARARRLKRGEVLFLEGEPVRSLFVVERGLIKVYKLDPEGRKQVVLHLEGPGRVLAEVALFLDRPTYPASAEALEDSQVLAIPKERFFQLVEARPPLARALIRYLARRQGQLLHLLDRLVFHEVRERLCEFLLDKLAQEGQGFHLPTNPELAALLGTVPEAVSRNLGQLYRQGLIRLRGRRVEIPNPEALGELIK
- a CDS encoding c-type cytochrome, whose amino-acid sequence is MKGKRFFPLALLLSLSLALAQDGQALYGQYCAACHGAEGQGIPGAIPPLAGNPKVQDEAHVVKVVREGLSGPLEVNGVTYSGVMPPMPQVSEAEVRAIAQYLKGLSGAQAEAKAPASQVRGDPALGRALYLGQKALQNGGAPCQACHTVAGVGFLGGGSMGKDLTDAAKRLGGEAGLTALLQNPAFPVMREAYKGKPLTEVEASALAAFLVQVANEVPRPASLYLGRFLVAGLVLLGLLLLYQAILWQLRPKSLAERIQDQLRR
- a CDS encoding FeoA family protein, producing MLSLAQLSPGHRARILRVPPEKRRLLALGLRPGAVVEVLLKAPMGDPLEVRAGETYLLVRQAEAKGILVEALIAPRTP
- a CDS encoding GAF domain-containing protein, producing the protein MRPLARLRLDPKGVATVLEADPSLGLEGDSLPCALLVQGQDPFGRPLCARCPVQRELRRGAYRASTPLLLKGRRLRCQGYREGEGFLVELHPERAEPPDLLLELSLLTQHLLKNPERFPEALEDFLRALRQALGMEAAELFLSDPEGHHLILTAYEGLHREAFLERPWFQLGEGYPGLVALRREPFFTHALPEDPRYLRQKVKQLGYQTYICYPLELPQGLIGVLNLASRNPNLDHQEPLETLSRIGPLFASTLYTLLTRLGEVGLQALHQHFYRGEVSEARLSFLQEIRRLTQATGVRAVAREGERWEVGLVPACAMRDCPAWKGRVMGHKNGLPECPEAQGRPRTCLPLWARGEVVAMVTLFHARPPKPATRPAAPALWFSRLAVPFLFPSANQEKADSPELEIYALGQFRLRYRGRELTPKHFGRSGAFQLFKYLLANKDRALYADELCEVLSPHLPPEKARQELYTLVYHLRKTLPGIVEREGEYYRLKLPQDRFLDFERFEELMRKADLEDGLSAFKTLRQALDLYKGPLFGDDPYGEWAEVERNYLQDRALAGLLRLGELAEALGYVEVAKEAYARALKLEPYLEDAQRRLALLRG